From a single Bacillus pseudomycoides DSM 12442 genomic region:
- the ndk gene encoding nucleoside-diphosphate kinase — MEKTFLMVKPDGVQRAFIGEIVARFEKKGFQLVGAKLMQVTPEIAGKHYAEHTEKPFFGELVDFITSGPVFAMVWQGEGVVDTARNMMGKTRPHEAALGTIRGDFGVTVAKNIIHGSDSLESAEREIGIFFKEEELVDYSKLMNQWIY, encoded by the coding sequence ATGGAAAAAACATTTCTAATGGTAAAACCAGACGGCGTACAACGTGCCTTCATTGGGGAAATTGTAGCTCGCTTTGAGAAAAAGGGCTTTCAATTAGTTGGTGCGAAATTAATGCAAGTTACTCCAGAAATTGCAGGAAAACATTACGCTGAGCACACAGAAAAACCTTTCTTTGGTGAATTAGTAGATTTCATTACATCTGGTCCTGTTTTTGCAATGGTATGGCAAGGGGAAGGTGTAGTAGATACTGCTCGTAATATGATGGGTAAAACAAGACCTCATGAAGCGGCACTAGGTACAATTCGTGGCGATTTTGGTGTAACAGTTGCGAAAAATATTATCCATGGTTCTGATTCTCTAGAAAGTGCAGAACGTGAGATTGGTATTTTCTTTAAAGAAGAAGAATTAGTAGACTACTCAAAATTAATGAATCAATGGATTTACTAA
- the aroC gene encoding chorismate synthase, with the protein MRYITAGESHGSQLTTILEGIPAGLSLVADDINEELARRQKGYGRGRRMQIEKDQAQIVSGVRHGLTLGSPIALVVENRDFTHWTKIMGVDPLTEQEAKEMKRQITRPRPGHADLNGAIKYGHRDMRNVLERSSARETTVRVAAGAVAKRLLAELGVKVAGHVIEIGGVQAEKLTYDSIEQLEEITEASPVRCLDEEASKKMMQAIDDAKTSGDSIGGIVEVIVEGMPIGVGSYVHYDRKLDAKLAAAVMSINAFKGVEIGIGFEAAHKPGSQVHDEILWDQEKGYTRRTNHAGGLEGGMTTGMPVVVRGVMKPIPTLYKPLQSVDIDTKESFSASIERSDSCAVPAASVVAEAVVAWELAVALVEQFGADRMDCIRENIKKHNEYAREF; encoded by the coding sequence ATGCGATACATCACAGCGGGTGAATCTCATGGTTCGCAGCTTACGACAATTTTAGAAGGTATTCCAGCAGGGTTATCTTTAGTAGCAGATGATATAAATGAAGAATTAGCAAGAAGGCAGAAAGGTTACGGACGTGGCAGACGTATGCAGATTGAAAAAGATCAAGCACAAATTGTCAGTGGTGTTAGACATGGACTTACGCTAGGGTCTCCAATTGCACTCGTTGTCGAAAATCGAGATTTTACCCATTGGACAAAGATTATGGGAGTAGATCCGTTAACTGAACAAGAAGCAAAAGAAATGAAAAGACAAATTACAAGACCGAGACCTGGTCATGCTGATTTAAATGGTGCAATTAAATATGGACACCGTGATATGAGAAATGTACTTGAACGCTCTTCAGCACGTGAAACAACAGTTCGAGTTGCAGCAGGAGCTGTTGCGAAAAGACTTTTAGCAGAGTTAGGTGTAAAGGTTGCTGGACATGTAATTGAAATTGGCGGTGTGCAGGCAGAAAAGCTTACATATGACTCAATAGAACAACTAGAAGAAATTACAGAAGCATCCCCGGTTCGTTGCTTAGATGAGGAAGCGTCTAAAAAGATGATGCAGGCAATTGATGATGCAAAAACAAGTGGAGATTCTATTGGTGGAATTGTTGAAGTGATTGTAGAGGGAATGCCAATTGGAGTAGGGAGTTATGTGCATTATGACCGAAAACTCGATGCGAAATTAGCAGCGGCAGTAATGAGTATAAATGCTTTTAAAGGTGTGGAAATTGGCATTGGATTTGAAGCGGCACATAAGCCAGGAAGTCAAGTGCACGATGAAATTCTTTGGGATCAAGAAAAAGGGTATACGAGACGAACAAATCATGCTGGTGGATTAGAAGGTGGCATGACAACAGGTATGCCGGTTGTCGTACGCGGCGTCATGAAACCCATTCCAACGCTATATAAGCCGCTTCAAAGTGTTGATATTGATACGAAAGAATCTTTTTCAGCGAGCATTGAACGTTCTGATAGTTGTGCTGTACCAGCAGCTAGTGTTGTGGCGGAAGCAGTTGTTGCATGGGAACTAGCAGTAGCTTTAGTGGAACAATTTGGAGCAGATCGTATGGATTGTATTCGTGAAAATATTAAGAAACATAATGAATATGCGAGGGAATTTTAA
- the aroB gene encoding 3-dehydroquinate synthase: MEKIHIQTQSKEYDVYVGKDALSHLTALVRNMEPTVSNVMVISDESVASFHLEEVMDALQVEKHVFSFVVPSGEKEKSFENFYAAHTSALENGMDRHSLVVALGGGMIGDLAGFVAATFMRGIRFIQVPTTLLAHDSAVGGKVAINHPLGKNMIGAFHQPEAVLYHTPFLNSLPEKEWRSGFAEAIKHAFIGDVELYHWLKREVKTLEDVRDEKLIYILQRAIPVKANIVAQDETEKGVRAHLNFGHTLGHALEKEMGYGKITHGDGVAIGMLFAIFLSEQIYKVDLGYKEIKRWFSQYGYPHMPRNLNIERLVQVMKQDKKANAGIIRMVLMQEYGVVNVVSISDETVHTTLEAFQRDEESI, translated from the coding sequence ATGGAGAAAATACATATTCAGACGCAGTCTAAAGAGTATGATGTATATGTAGGAAAAGATGCGTTGTCACATTTGACAGCGCTTGTTCGAAATATGGAACCGACTGTTTCTAATGTAATGGTCATTTCTGATGAATCTGTCGCATCATTTCATTTAGAAGAAGTTATGGATGCATTGCAAGTAGAAAAACATGTTTTTTCATTTGTTGTTCCAAGTGGAGAGAAAGAAAAATCATTTGAAAACTTTTATGCGGCTCATACGTCAGCGCTTGAAAATGGGATGGATCGACATTCTTTAGTTGTTGCACTTGGAGGAGGAATGATCGGTGATTTAGCTGGTTTTGTTGCGGCGACATTTATGCGCGGTATTCGCTTTATTCAAGTTCCAACAACGTTACTGGCACATGACAGCGCAGTTGGTGGAAAAGTTGCCATTAATCACCCTCTAGGAAAAAATATGATAGGAGCGTTTCATCAGCCAGAAGCAGTTCTATATCATACACCATTTTTAAATTCATTACCGGAAAAAGAGTGGCGTTCAGGATTTGCTGAAGCGATTAAACATGCTTTTATCGGTGATGTTGAATTATATCATTGGTTAAAGCGAGAAGTGAAAACATTAGAAGATGTACGGGATGAAAAATTAATTTATATATTACAGCGAGCAATTCCTGTAAAAGCAAATATTGTAGCGCAAGACGAAACTGAAAAAGGTGTGCGTGCTCACTTGAATTTTGGACATACATTAGGACATGCTCTTGAAAAAGAGATGGGGTATGGGAAAATTACTCATGGTGATGGAGTAGCAATTGGTATGTTATTCGCGATATTCTTAAGTGAACAAATTTATAAAGTAGACCTTGGTTATAAGGAAATTAAGCGGTGGTTTTCTCAGTATGGTTATCCACATATGCCAAGGAATCTAAATATAGAACGTCTTGTGCAAGTGATGAAGCAAGATAAAAAAGCGAACGCAGGAATAATTCGTATGGTACTTATGCAGGAATATGGGGTAGTGAATGTCGTATCTATTTCAGATGAGACTGTCCATACTACATTAGAAGCATTTCAAAGAGATGAGGAATCTATTTGA
- the hisC gene encoding histidinol-phosphate transaminase has protein sequence MRVKEQLLTLKAYVPGKNIEEVKREYRLSKIVKLASNENPFGCSKRVTEALASLSTQYALYPDGAAFELREKVAAHLHVKPEQLLFGSGLDEVIQMVSRALLEKGTNVVMANPTFSQYYHHAVIEGAEVREVPLKDGIHDLDTMLKQIDEQTQIVWICNPNNPTGTYVEKQKLLSFLEAVPKSTLVIMDEAYYEYAGAKEYPQTLPLLEEYENLMVLRTFSKAYGLAAFRIGYAVGNEKLIQQLEVARLPFNTSAVAQAVGLVAIEDQEFLQECVKQNAEGLNQYYTFCKEYDVFYYPSQTNFIFLKLGIPGNEAFERLMRKGYIVRSGAAFGLPDGIRITVGLKEENDEIIELLTELVKEQKKKEETYS, from the coding sequence ATGAGAGTAAAAGAGCAATTGTTAACTTTGAAAGCATATGTACCTGGCAAAAACATTGAAGAAGTAAAAAGAGAATATCGATTATCTAAAATTGTAAAATTAGCATCTAATGAAAACCCGTTCGGCTGTTCAAAACGTGTAACGGAAGCTTTAGCTTCATTAAGCACACAATATGCTTTATATCCAGATGGAGCAGCTTTTGAACTTCGTGAAAAAGTAGCCGCACACCTTCATGTGAAACCAGAGCAACTTTTATTTGGTAGCGGTCTGGATGAAGTAATTCAAATGGTTAGTCGCGCTTTATTAGAAAAAGGTACAAATGTTGTGATGGCAAATCCAACATTTTCACAATACTATCACCATGCTGTAATTGAAGGGGCAGAGGTTCGTGAAGTGCCACTTAAGGACGGTATTCATGACTTGGACACGATGCTAAAGCAAATTGATGAACAAACGCAAATCGTATGGATTTGTAATCCGAACAATCCAACAGGAACATATGTAGAAAAGCAAAAATTACTTTCATTTTTAGAGGCGGTTCCGAAGTCAACACTCGTAATTATGGATGAAGCATACTATGAATATGCAGGAGCGAAAGAGTATCCACAAACATTGCCACTTCTTGAAGAGTATGAAAATCTCATGGTGTTACGTACATTTTCAAAAGCATATGGCTTAGCTGCTTTTCGTATTGGTTATGCTGTAGGGAATGAAAAACTCATACAGCAATTAGAAGTAGCAAGATTACCATTTAATACATCAGCTGTTGCACAAGCTGTTGGTTTGGTAGCGATAGAAGATCAAGAATTTTTACAAGAGTGCGTGAAGCAAAATGCTGAAGGATTAAATCAATATTATACGTTCTGTAAGGAGTACGACGTTTTTTACTATCCATCACAAACAAATTTCATATTCTTAAAGCTTGGGATTCCTGGTAATGAAGCATTTGAAAGATTAATGAGAAAAGGGTATATTGTTCGTTCAGGTGCTGCGTTTGGCTTGCCAGATGGTATTCGTATTACTGTTGGTTTAAAAGAAGAGAATGATGAGATTATTGAATTGCTGACGGAACTTGTGAAAGAGCAAAAAAAGAAAGAAGAAACATATTCTTAA
- the aroA gene encoding 3-phosphoshikimate 1-carboxyvinyltransferase translates to MKMRRLIRRKNGLNGTIAVPGDKSISHRAVMFGAIAEGTTKISNFLLGEDCLSTIACFRKLGIMIEQDGNDVIVYGKGLAGLQEPKEVLDVGNSGTTIRLMLGILANAPFHCTIIGDESIGKRPMKRVTAPLREMDAQIEGREDGQYTPLSIRGGNIKGIHYHSPVASAQVKSAILLAGLQGEGVTSVTEPLQSRDHTERMLRAFGCEVNVEGRTVSLQGGQSLVGTEIEVPGDVSSAAFFLVAGAIVPNSKLVLKNVGLNPTRTGILDVLSEMGALISIRNVRNEEFEPCGDITIETSELKGIEIGGSLIPRLIDEIPIIALLATQATGTTIIKDAEELKVKETNRINTVVDELRKLGVEIEATPDGMIINGNQKLQGNIVNSHGDHRIGMMLAIASCIAEGEMQIENGDAVAVSYPNFFEQLESL, encoded by the coding sequence ATAAAAATGAGGAGACTCATAAGGCGGAAAAATGGTTTGAATGGAACGATTGCTGTGCCTGGAGATAAATCTATTTCACACCGCGCTGTGATGTTTGGAGCGATAGCAGAGGGAACAACAAAAATTTCAAATTTTTTATTAGGAGAAGACTGTTTAAGTACGATTGCTTGCTTTCGGAAATTAGGAATAATGATTGAGCAAGATGGTAACGATGTCATTGTATATGGAAAAGGATTAGCTGGATTACAGGAACCGAAAGAGGTGCTAGATGTAGGGAACTCAGGAACCACTATTCGTCTCATGCTTGGTATTTTAGCGAATGCTCCTTTCCATTGTACTATAATTGGGGATGAATCTATTGGAAAACGTCCTATGAAACGTGTTACAGCCCCTCTTCGTGAAATGGATGCACAAATTGAAGGTCGGGAAGATGGACAATATACGCCGTTGTCGATTCGTGGAGGAAACATAAAAGGTATACACTATCATTCTCCTGTAGCAAGTGCGCAGGTAAAATCAGCTATTTTACTTGCAGGATTGCAAGGAGAAGGGGTGACATCAGTAACAGAACCGTTACAATCTCGTGATCATACGGAAAGAATGCTGCGTGCATTTGGTTGTGAAGTGAATGTAGAAGGGCGAACTGTTTCTTTACAAGGGGGGCAATCGCTTGTAGGAACGGAAATAGAGGTTCCAGGTGATGTCTCTTCAGCTGCCTTTTTCTTAGTAGCGGGTGCAATTGTACCAAATAGTAAACTTGTATTGAAAAATGTTGGTTTAAATCCAACAAGAACAGGGATTCTGGATGTGTTATCAGAAATGGGAGCGCTTATTTCAATTCGTAATGTTCGAAATGAAGAGTTTGAACCATGTGGAGATATTACAATTGAAACTTCTGAACTGAAAGGAATTGAAATTGGCGGTTCACTTATTCCAAGGTTAATTGATGAAATTCCTATTATTGCTTTACTGGCGACACAGGCGACAGGAACAACAATTATTAAAGATGCAGAGGAGTTAAAAGTAAAAGAAACGAATCGCATCAATACGGTTGTTGATGAGCTTCGAAAACTGGGAGTGGAAATTGAAGCGACACCAGATGGTATGATTATTAATGGGAATCAGAAGTTACAAGGGAATATTGTTAATAGTCATGGGGACCATCGCATTGGCATGATGCTTGCAATTGCGTCTTGTATAGCAGAAGGAGAAATGCAAATTGAAAATGGTGATGCAGTTGCTGTATCCTATCCGAATTTTTTTGAGCAGTTAGAATCTCTGTGA
- a CDS encoding tetratricopeptide repeat protein — protein sequence MQKFEQAVSYIENGEAEKGLTQLKELVKQGTDEEKYDIARYYHTLGFIDEALAITEDLRLLYPEESEFTIFLAELYIDLDKEDEAIEVLHDISEDDELYVQSLLLVADLFQMQGFDDVAEQKLLKAKEMMPEEPVITFGLAELYSSKGEEQKAIAYYQSLLSDHKVMGGVVIALRLAETLSAIGNWEEAITYYEEGLEEQKDIHSLFGYAFTLYQGEEYQRSIGAWKELKELDPEYASLYMYLAKCYEKEGMLQESYETLHEGIKIDELSVPLYVELANIAAKIGKLAEAEELLQKALQIDPGHLGTILKYAYILKEQEKYEELIVVVENAMDSGEQDTQLLWDLAFAKKQLEMYSDALKHYESAYTSFKNHPDFLEEYGYFLLEEGMRKEAKEVFTRLLQLDPTQIHIEELLYNLEDFS from the coding sequence ATGCAAAAGTTTGAACAGGCTGTTTCTTATATTGAAAATGGGGAAGCGGAAAAAGGATTAACACAATTAAAAGAATTGGTAAAACAAGGGACAGATGAAGAGAAGTATGATATTGCTCGCTACTATCATACGCTTGGATTTATTGATGAAGCGTTAGCGATTACAGAAGATTTACGTTTGTTATATCCAGAAGAAAGTGAGTTTACAATATTTTTAGCAGAATTATATATTGATTTAGATAAAGAAGATGAGGCAATTGAAGTGCTTCATGATATCTCTGAAGACGATGAACTGTATGTTCAATCTTTACTACTTGTTGCGGATCTATTTCAAATGCAGGGCTTCGATGATGTTGCAGAGCAAAAACTATTAAAAGCAAAAGAAATGATGCCAGAAGAGCCTGTTATTACTTTTGGACTAGCAGAACTTTATAGCAGTAAAGGTGAGGAGCAAAAAGCGATTGCTTATTACCAGTCATTACTTTCTGATCACAAAGTAATGGGAGGTGTTGTAATTGCCCTTCGCTTAGCTGAAACGCTAAGTGCAATTGGAAACTGGGAAGAAGCAATTACGTACTATGAAGAAGGATTAGAAGAACAAAAAGATATTCATTCTTTATTTGGGTATGCATTTACACTTTATCAAGGTGAAGAGTATCAAAGGTCGATTGGAGCTTGGAAAGAATTAAAAGAACTAGACCCAGAATATGCATCCTTATATATGTATTTGGCTAAATGTTATGAAAAAGAAGGAATGCTTCAAGAAAGCTATGAAACACTTCATGAAGGAATTAAAATTGATGAATTATCTGTGCCTCTTTATGTAGAACTTGCAAATATTGCAGCGAAGATAGGGAAATTAGCAGAAGCAGAAGAATTGCTTCAAAAAGCATTACAGATTGATCCAGGACATTTAGGTACGATATTAAAATATGCATATATCTTAAAAGAACAAGAGAAATATGAAGAACTAATTGTTGTTGTAGAAAATGCAATGGATAGTGGAGAACAAGATACACAATTACTTTGGGATCTGGCATTTGCGAAAAAACAATTAGAAATGTATTCTGATGCATTAAAACACTATGAGAGTGCATATACTTCTTTTAAGAATCATCCGGATTTCTTGGAAGAGTACGGTTATTTCCTATTAGAAGAAGGGATGCGAAAAGAAGCGAAAGAAGTATTTACACGCTTACTACAACTGGATCCAACACAAATTCACATCGAAGAATTGCTATATAATTTAGAGGATTTTTCATAA
- a CDS encoding ReoY family proteolytic degradation factor, translated as MNTPVSVNEKKDFVKWFLNNYQLKQRECVWILNYLMSHDQLMHKVHFVEHAKYCPRGLVMSANCVKDTPFHFFKQNVMTTDAEKSFHDIRLNRDEDIYIQLNFKSSFQNANYVAVLEENPYLPKHIEVNEKDRLLAERFLEESVFSFRRDRLLKQIDEALDNQDKEAFCKLTEELKSL; from the coding sequence ATGAATACCCCTGTTTCTGTAAACGAGAAGAAGGATTTTGTAAAATGGTTTTTAAACAATTATCAACTGAAACAGCGTGAATGTGTATGGATTTTAAATTATTTAATGAGTCATGATCAATTAATGCACAAAGTCCACTTCGTAGAACATGCAAAATATTGCCCTCGTGGTTTAGTGATGTCAGCAAATTGTGTGAAAGATACACCGTTTCACTTCTTTAAACAAAATGTTATGACGACGGATGCAGAAAAATCATTTCATGACATTCGTTTAAATCGAGATGAGGATATTTATATTCAACTTAATTTTAAATCATCGTTCCAAAATGCAAATTATGTAGCAGTATTAGAAGAAAATCCGTACTTGCCAAAGCATATTGAAGTAAATGAAAAAGATCGTTTACTTGCAGAACGATTTTTAGAAGAGAGTGTATTTTCATTTCGAAGAGATCGACTTTTAAAGCAAATTGATGAAGCGCTGGACAATCAAGATAAGGAAGCTTTTTGTAAGTTAACAGAGGAATTGAAAAGTTTGTAG
- a CDS encoding YpiF family protein — MKWAVKDAEQFEQAREYVDTGIIPLLSISVAKEMKSVVAQGEFIETLSMELEREYKGRVLLLPPFTYLTEQQKQEKGRLQDWTSHLQEQGLKHIAYVTSDFAWKEGVDTLPGHLFWLPALSLEEFSDQAKREVIHAHVKNIMELLTEKWENKK; from the coding sequence ATGAAATGGGCTGTAAAAGATGCGGAGCAATTTGAACAAGCTAGAGAGTATGTGGATACTGGTATTATACCCCTTCTTTCTATTTCAGTAGCAAAAGAAATGAAGAGTGTTGTAGCGCAAGGGGAATTTATTGAAACTTTAAGCATGGAGTTAGAAAGAGAATATAAAGGGAGAGTGCTTTTGTTACCGCCGTTTACGTACTTAACGGAGCAGCAAAAGCAAGAGAAAGGGCGTTTACAAGATTGGACAAGTCATTTGCAGGAGCAAGGATTGAAACATATTGCTTATGTTACAAGTGACTTTGCATGGAAAGAGGGTGTAGATACGTTACCAGGTCATTTGTTTTGGTTACCTGCTTTGTCGCTAGAGGAATTTAGTGATCAAGCGAAAAGAGAAGTAATTCATGCGCATGTAAAAAATATAATGGAATTATTAACAGAAAAGTGGGAAAATAAAAAATAA
- the qcrA gene encoding menaquinol-cytochrome c reductase iron-sulfur subunit: MSEKEHRVSRRQFLNYTLTGVGGFMAAGILMPMTRFALDPVLRKEAGGEMVAVAQVKEITTEPKRFDFKVKQVDGWYKSEEPKSAWVHKDESGDIVAFSPVCKHLGCTVNWNSDKSHPNQFFCPCHGGRYTKDGINIKGTPPLAPLDVYESKVKDGTLYLGKAKPRGGAK; this comes from the coding sequence GTGAGCGAGAAAGAACATCGTGTGTCAAGAAGACAATTTTTAAACTACACGCTTACAGGTGTAGGAGGTTTTATGGCAGCTGGAATTTTAATGCCAATGACGCGCTTTGCACTTGATCCAGTTTTAAGGAAAGAAGCGGGGGGAGAGATGGTTGCTGTTGCGCAAGTTAAAGAGATTACAACAGAACCAAAACGCTTTGACTTTAAGGTAAAGCAGGTTGATGGATGGTACAAGTCCGAAGAACCAAAATCTGCTTGGGTGCATAAAGATGAAAGCGGAGACATTGTAGCGTTTTCTCCAGTGTGTAAACATTTAGGGTGTACGGTTAACTGGAATTCAGACAAGTCGCATCCTAATCAATTTTTTTGTCCATGTCACGGGGGACGTTACACAAAAGATGGCATAAACATAAAGGGAACGCCGCCTCTTGCTCCACTTGATGTGTATGAATCCAAAGTGAAGGATGGAACGCTTTATTTAGGAAAAGCAAAGCCAAGAGGGGGTGCGAAATAG
- the qcrB gene encoding menaquinol-cytochrome c reductase cytochrome b subunit, with amino-acid sequence MLNKIYDWVDERLDITPIWRDIADHEVPEHVNPAHHFSAFVYCFGGLTFFVTVIQILSGMFLTMYYVPDIKNAWESVYYLQNEVAYGQIVRGMHHWGASLVIVMMFLHTLRVFFQGAYKKPRELNWIVGVLIFFVMLGLGFTGYLLPWDMKALFATKVGIQIAEQTPLIGPYIKTLLAGHSEIVGAQTLTRFFAIHVFFLPAALLGLMAFHFIMIRKQGISGPL; translated from the coding sequence ATGTTAAATAAAATTTATGATTGGGTGGACGAACGGTTAGATATTACACCGATATGGCGTGATATTGCCGACCATGAAGTACCCGAACATGTAAATCCAGCACATCACTTTTCTGCATTCGTCTACTGCTTTGGAGGACTTACGTTTTTTGTTACTGTAATTCAAATTTTGTCAGGAATGTTTTTAACAATGTATTATGTACCGGATATTAAAAATGCTTGGGAATCGGTTTATTATTTACAAAATGAAGTTGCGTATGGACAAATTGTACGTGGCATGCACCATTGGGGTGCCAGCCTTGTAATTGTAATGATGTTTTTACATACACTTAGGGTTTTCTTCCAAGGTGCATATAAGAAACCTCGTGAATTAAATTGGATTGTCGGTGTTCTTATTTTCTTTGTTATGCTAGGTCTTGGTTTTACCGGATATTTATTACCATGGGATATGAAAGCGTTATTTGCAACAAAAGTAGGGATTCAAATTGCGGAGCAAACACCGCTTATCGGTCCTTATATTAAAACATTACTTGCTGGTCACTCCGAAATTGTCGGGGCTCAAACATTAACTCGCTTCTTTGCTATTCACGTCTTCTTCTTACCAGCAGCACTTCTAGGCTTAATGGCCTTCCACTTCATCATGATTCGCAAACAAGGTATTTCTGGTCCGCTATAA
- the qcrC gene encoding menaquinol-cytochrome c reductase cytochrome b/c subunit, which produces MHRGKGMKFVGDSRVPVARKPNIPKDYSEYPGKTEAFWPNFLLKEWMVGAVFLIGYLCLTVAHPSPLERMADPTDAGYIPLPDWYFLFLYQLLKYSYASGSFTVIGAFIMPGIAFGALLLAPFLDRGPERRPLKRPVATGFMLLAIASIIFLTWESVAHHDWEAAKKQGAIVKTTPVDKNDEGYKLMQKNTCLTCHGDNLQGGAAAPALQNLTLKPEEIAKIAKDGKGAMPKGVFKGTDEELKKLSEFITKYNKK; this is translated from the coding sequence ATGCATCGCGGCAAAGGGATGAAGTTTGTGGGAGATTCACGAGTACCTGTAGCACGTAAACCGAATATCCCGAAAGATTATTCTGAATATCCAGGGAAAACAGAAGCGTTTTGGCCGAACTTCTTGTTGAAAGAATGGATGGTTGGTGCGGTTTTTTTAATCGGTTATTTATGTTTAACGGTGGCGCACCCGTCGCCACTTGAGAGAATGGCGGATCCTACAGATGCAGGATATATACCACTTCCAGACTGGTATTTCTTATTTCTGTATCAGCTTTTAAAGTACTCATATGCATCAGGCTCATTTACTGTAATCGGCGCGTTTATTATGCCAGGGATTGCATTTGGAGCATTACTATTGGCGCCATTTCTCGATCGAGGTCCTGAAAGACGTCCATTGAAACGGCCAGTTGCAACTGGATTCATGCTTTTAGCAATTGCTTCTATCATCTTTTTAACATGGGAGTCTGTGGCACATCATGACTGGGAAGCTGCAAAAAAACAAGGTGCAATTGTGAAAACGACACCAGTAGATAAAAATGATGAAGGTTATAAATTGATGCAAAAAAATACATGTTTAACATGTCATGGTGATAACTTGCAAGGTGGTGCAGCGGCGCCAGCGCTGCAGAATTTAACGTTAAAACCAGAAGAAATTGCAAAGATTGCGAAAGATGGAAAAGGTGCGATGCCTAAAGGAGTATTTAAGGGCACAGATGAAGAGTTGAAGAAGCTCTCAGAATTTATTACGAAATATAATAAAAAATAA
- a CDS encoding DUF1405 domain-containing protein yields MVYMYALLRQRSVLLLLFIINILGTIYGFIWYGDQLMETSLIFWPFVPDSPIASFFFVFVLLAFLCNKNWGLIEALAIVSLMKYGIWAVVVNGIVFMVKGNLEFISYMLVLSHFAMAIQGLLYAPFYRIKKWHFIVAGIWTLHNDVIDYLFWQMPRYGIMHLFVEQIGYFTFWLSIVVLAITYYYCLRKNRKQFSL; encoded by the coding sequence TTGGTCTACATGTATGCGTTATTAAGACAGCGTTCGGTTTTACTACTTTTGTTCATCATTAACATTTTAGGGACAATATATGGTTTTATTTGGTATGGAGATCAACTGATGGAAACTTCATTGATATTCTGGCCATTTGTTCCTGATAGTCCTATTGCAAGTTTCTTCTTTGTTTTTGTATTACTGGCCTTTTTGTGTAATAAAAATTGGGGACTAATAGAAGCTTTAGCAATCGTTTCCTTAATGAAATATGGCATTTGGGCTGTTGTTGTAAATGGCATTGTGTTTATGGTTAAGGGCAATCTTGAGTTTATAAGTTATATGTTGGTACTTTCTCATTTTGCAATGGCTATACAAGGTTTATTATATGCCCCGTTTTACCGTATAAAAAAGTGGCATTTTATTGTAGCAGGTATATGGACGTTACATAATGATGTAATCGACTATTTGTTTTGGCAAATGCCGAGATATGGTATTATGCATTTGTTTGTAGAACAGATTGGTTACTTTACATTTTGGTTAAGTATTGTTGTATTAGCTATTACATACTATTATTGTTTGAGAAAAAATCGAAAACAGTTTTCGTTATGA